The nucleotide sequence CTTGGCTTTTACCGTCAAAAGGGACATCTTTTGGAAAAGGAACTCCAGCCATTTCGAGGAGAGTAGGAGCTACGTCAGAAAAGTCAGTGAGTTCTTCGCTCATGCCACGTTGTTTAACACCAGGGCCACATACGAGAAAGGGAACGTGAACGCCACGCTCAACCGCTCTATCTTTTGCGGTTGATGCGGTGCCATTATCGGCACAGAAAATGAAGTAGGTATTATCATAGATATCGAGATCTTTAGCTTTCTGTACGACTTTTCCCACGAGCTTATCCATATATTGGATGAGATTGACAAAACGTTGTTTTTGCTTCTTGCTATATTCCCCCAAGATTCGTTCTTTATCTTCCTTGCTCATACCTTTGACATCGGGCTTCTTGAGCTCGATATCCATGGCAAGGCCGTTATCAGGAGTCGTTGAGTAGGGACCGTGAGGAATGACGATGGGCCAGTAAGCCATGAAGGGCTGATTATTTTTGGCTTTGCGTTCCATGAAATCCATGATGAATTCGCAGCGTTGATCGGGGCCGAAATCTTTTTCAGTAGCATCAAGGTATTTGCCATTTTGTACTGTTGACGGGTACCAATAACGGTTGTCGGCTAGTTTTACATCCTTGCGGCGTCCTTGAGCTACGACGTCGATATCAAAGTGCTGCTTGATTTTATCCGGGCCTTCATAGATGCAGTACTCGTCAAAACCAACTTCTTGTTCATAGGGTTCGCGAGCACTACAATGCCATTTACCTGCAACGGCAGTTTTGTATCCGCCTTCCGAGAGTAATTTGGCCCAGCTATGTTGCTTGGTAAAGAGTGTGCCACGTGAATCAAAGGCCCACATATCATTGCGGAAAGCTCCCGTTCGATTGGCGTAAACACCAGTCATAATCAGGGCACGTGAAGGTCCACAAATGGCGGGTGCGAAGCAGGTTTTAAACTGCACGCCGTCGGCGCCAATTTTATCGATATTGGGGGTTTGGGCTGAATGTGATTGGCCGTATGAAGAGAACATATCGGCACCGACATCATCGGCGAGAATAAGGACGATATTGGGTTTCTTATCAGCGGCTTTCGCAAGGGGTGTTAATGTACTTGCGAAGCCAGCAAGTGCCGTGAGGATGATGGAGTTTATTTTCATATTAGACCTTTAATTTATAGAGATTTATTTGTGCCAAGCAGGTGCTTGGCGATCCCAGTGTTGATTTATAGAGTTTTGTTTGTGCCAAGCAGGTGCTTGGCGATTCCAGTTTTAATTTATAGAGTTATTAGCGCAAGCTATCCCACATTGTGTTGAACATTGATGCATTGCTCCAAGGGTCTACACCGCTACCAGCATAGGTGGTGGCGTGTGGTATAGCTCGAACTGAACCATCGGGAAATATATGGTTGAATTTAAACTTGCCATGACTCCAGGGATAATCTCCATTCACGGTGCCTCTTTGAATGACATTCATTTTCATCATGGCGGAGTTCCATTTTCCAATTGTATTGCCTGGATTGTGCCGCTCAGTGATGATAATTGTATCAGAAGGGTAAGTGAAATCGCTAAGTGTTAGGCTTTCGCCCGAGCCTTCATCGATGGCTCCGCGTTTACTGCTTTGTCTGCCACTGAGTATACCCTGAATAGCGCTGTAGGAGCGGTTACGGTTGGTGCCAGTATCAGTTTCATCAGTAGGACATGAGTAGAGTTTTCCATCGGTGTTGGATGTGCGGCCGTCATAACCTGTGCCGAGGAATTTATCGTAGGTGATGCGATTGAAGTGTCCAGGCAGGTGGCCTTTGTTATCTTCTGCGTACATGAAAATTGCAGTAATTATTTGTTTTTGGTTATTTTTGCATACGGTGATTTTGGCGCGCTTACGTGCTTTACTTAGGCTTGGTAAAAGAAGGCTCGCGAGTATGCCGATGATGGCAACGATTACGAGTAGCTCGATTAAGGAAAAATTCTGTTTCTTTTTGTTACTTGTCATATGCGCTCTCTCATAAAGGTTTATCTAGCATTTTTTTTTAAGCTATATAAAAGGCTACAGAATGAAAAAGATGATTTGGATCTGTGGAGAATTTTTTTATATAAAAAAGATAATTAAATTGTATTTCTTAGTCTTAATTAAGAAATTGCTTTTAGCGTTGGGCATCCCACATGGTGTTATTGTTGCTCCAAGGATCTTTGCCTGTATCTAAATATGTGGACATATAGTGAGTTCCTTTAGCCGAGCCATCGGCAAAAAGATAATTAAATTTAAATTGCTCATGACTCCAAGTGAGGTTGCCGTTGCTTGTGAATGTCTGTACGTCTTGTGCTCGCATAACGCCAAAGCTCTGGCGCCCGAGGCGGTTCTTCCAGTAATGAAATTCTCCCGTCATAATCGTTGTTGTAGGGAATTTGACATTGCTTAATGGCATAGTCGCTCCACTACCTTCGACAACCATGCCACGTTTAGAGGCTTGGTTTCCATTTAAAACTCCCTGAATCATACTGTAAGAGCGGAGTATATTTGGATCATTTTTGTTACTTTTGTCGGTCGGGCATTGATAGAGAGGTGCAGGTGAACCTGGGTAATTATTCTTCATTTGAGTATCAGTTAGGTTTCTACCATCGTAGCCATTTCCTAAAAAATCATCAAAAGTTCTAGCGTAACGTTGACCAGGAACGTAATTATATTTACAGTGAGTGTGGCCGTTTTTGGATATCATTAGTGTATGGGAAAGACTTATTTCTCCTATTATCAGTTAAAAAAAGTTTTGGAGAATGTAGTATTTAATAACTGACTACCGAGGACAATGATTATGACTGATCCCTATGTGACCCGCCAAACACTGCTTCAACGAGTACAGAACCCCGATGATGAACGAGCCTGGGAAGACTTTGTGGCTTACTACGAAAACTTCATCTATATGGTTTTGCGCCGCATGTGTTATAATCATGAAGATCATCCAGATTTAGTACAAGATATCCTGCTAAAACTTTGGGAAAAGTTAAAGACTTATGATGTCGAGAAAAGTAAATTTCGTACTTGGTTGGGTACGGTCATACGCAATACCTTCATCAATTATTTAGATAAAAAATCTCGTCGTCAAAAACGTGAAGATTTGATTTCGGATCCCTCAATGCGTGAAATGCTTTATGCGGAGAATGGAGATGAATTAGATCTTTTTATTCATCGTGAGTGGGAGCTTTACGCGAGGACATTAGCGATGGAACGTATAAAAGATCACTTTTCAGAGAAAGCACTTATGGTTTTTGATCGCATGTTAGATAATATCCCTGTGGGTCAGATTGCCGAAGAACTGGACCTCGGCTCTAGCAGTGTCTACAAAATGGGCGAAAGAGTAAAAAATCGCCTGCGAGAAGAAATTAAATTGATTCGTAAGGAATTGGAATTTTAATTGGATAAACGCCGCCAGATTAGTGAGCTTAGTCAGAAAGCAGTCGATCGACGTGATGAACGCTTGATGAACTTATTTGAAGATGACGAAGAAGAAGTTCATGAAGGGATTATTTTTTCTGAATTGCGTAATTTAGCGGAAGATTACACTC is from Lentisphaera profundi and encodes:
- a CDS encoding sulfatase-like hydrolase/transferase → MKINSIILTALAGFASTLTPLAKAADKKPNIVLILADDVGADMFSSYGQSHSAQTPNIDKIGADGVQFKTCFAPAICGPSRALIMTGVYANRTGAFRNDMWAFDSRGTLFTKQHSWAKLLSEGGYKTAVAGKWHCSAREPYEQEVGFDEYCIYEGPDKIKQHFDIDVVAQGRRKDVKLADNRYWYPSTVQNGKYLDATEKDFGPDQRCEFIMDFMERKAKNNQPFMAYWPIVIPHGPYSTTPDNGLAMDIELKKPDVKGMSKEDKERILGEYSKKQKQRFVNLIQYMDKLVGKVVQKAKDLDIYDNTYFIFCADNGTASTAKDRAVERGVHVPFLVCGPGVKQRGMSEELTDFSDVAPTLLEMAGVPFPKDVPFDGKSQVSFLTGKSDTHREWIYAYTGPVQIFRTKTHLLEARSALYGKPDGRLYYTADKRFGEAYKRVDNNPEHSTAKKKFQDLITQLPNHLEPDHPFFSSKYGKKWTANNSIEELARKQLYNHPDYRIYDEED
- a CDS encoding type II secretion system protein; the protein is MTSNKKKQNFSLIELLVIVAIIGILASLLLPSLSKARKRAKITVCKNNQKQIITAIFMYAEDNKGHLPGHFNRITYDKFLGTGYDGRTSNTDGKLYSCPTDETDTGTNRNRSYSAIQGILSGRQSSKRGAIDEGSGESLTLSDFTYPSDTIIITERHNPGNTIGKWNSAMMKMNVIQRGTVNGDYPWSHGKFKFNHIFPDGSVRAIPHATTYAGSGVDPWSNASMFNTMWDSLR
- a CDS encoding RNA polymerase sigma factor, which gives rise to MTDPYVTRQTLLQRVQNPDDERAWEDFVAYYENFIYMVLRRMCYNHEDHPDLVQDILLKLWEKLKTYDVEKSKFRTWLGTVIRNTFINYLDKKSRRQKREDLISDPSMREMLYAENGDELDLFIHREWELYARTLAMERIKDHFSEKALMVFDRMLDNIPVGQIAEELDLGSSSVYKMGERVKNRLREEIKLIRKELEF